The DNA region TCTACTTCTTCAGAAGTAATTTTTACACCATTAAGACCTACATAAGTTACATTTCCCTCAAATAAAACCTTATTCATATCTTTATCAAAAAATTCTAAACGTTTAGCACTTAAATTAAAATCTAAATTTAAATTAATAAAATCATAAAACTCATCTTTATTAGCATATCTTATCCAAGAACGAGTTTTATAATAAGCTTTAACCACACTGGTATTGCTCTCATAAGCTCTTAAATTTTGAGCTTCAATATTTTTAAAATTTAAAGCATGAGCTTGCAAATTTAAAGAATATGGATCTTGCAAACTCAAAATTGTAAAAGTAATAGTAAAAAGAGCAATCAAAATTCCAAAAATTTTTATAGCCAAAGCTTATCCCATTTTTCTTTTAAATTATTCTTTTTTATTAAAATCTCTATCATTTGCGCCACAGCAGCTTGACCACCTTTTTTATCAAGTACTATATCTACTTTTAAATCTTTATGAGCATCCTTAGGTTTAAAACTCATTCCTACATTTTCAAGAAGAGACTTATCATTTAAATAATCTCCAATAGCAGCACATTGAAAAAATTCTAAATTACATTGATGTAAAATTTCTTTTGCACAAGAAAGCTTATCTTTAACACCTTGATACAAAATATTTATTTTTAAATCTTTAGCTCTTTTCTCCACACAAGGACAAATTCTGCCTGTAATAATAGCAAGTTTTTTTCCAAGCTTTAGCCAAGCCTCAATAGCTGCTCCATCTTTAACATCAAATTCTTTAACAAAGGTTCCATTTGAAGTATAAATAATTTTTCCATCTGTTAAACAACCATCTACATCTAAAAAAATTAATTCTATCATTTTTTATTCTCTTACAACAAAAGCACCTGAAAATACACCACTTGCAGCAAAATCTCTAGCCTCATCTTCACTTCTAAAACCTGTTAAAAAAACACGACTTAAGCCATCTGCTGAACTTTTACGTATAGTACTACTATAAGTTCTATAAGTTTTATATTTAGATTCTATAGTCCTAGCTCCATCTGAATTTTTAAAAGCTCCAATTTGCACCATAAAATTCCCGCCTTCATAAATTTGTCCATTATTGACAATCTCACCACTACTACCATAATTTACATTAGAATGTACAATGTTATTACCTGAATTTTTAGAACCAAAACCTATAACTTCAAGTCTTACAGGAGCTGTACCTGAAGCAAGCATATCAATTTCACTTGCAGCCCCTTTTGACAAATCTATAATACGATTGTTTACAAAAGGACCTCTATCATTCACACGAACAATAACTTCACGTTTATTATTTAAATTAGTTACCTTTAAAATAGTATTCATAGGCAAGGTTTTATGAGCTGCACTTAAACCATCTTGATTATAAATTTCCCCATTAGAAGTTTTCTTTCCATGAAAACCTGGGCCATACCAACTAGCAATTCCATCAGCAGTTTCACCTACAGATACAACAGTAGGATAATAAGTTTTACCATTAATAGTATAAGGTTTCATGGTTCCTTTAGCACTTGATGATGAATGAGGCGTACTTTTAAAGTCATTAGATGGATAATATATTGTAGCATTATCCATGCTAGAAAAAAAACTTGTACTTAAACAACCACTAAAAATCAATCCTGTTAAACTAACGGCTAACAACTTTAGCATAATTATTTTTCTTTGCATTCACATTCTCCTTAATTGGTATAATTAATTTTTGATTAACACTAAGATGATTTTTTGTAATTTGATTTAATTGACGAATAGTATCAATATCTATATTATAATTTTTTGCAATTTTATATAAAGAATCCCCTGATTTAACAATATAAATTCTTGTCATAGGTATACTTGTATCTACTTTTGAAAGTTTGTCTACTTTAAAATTTTGATTAAAAAATGCTACTTTATTTATAGGTATATATATATAATACCCTTTACCTGGGGGCGTAAAATCATGCTTAAATTGAGGATTATATTTTTTAAACTTTGAAAAATCCATATTTAATTTCCGTGCTATTTCCCTTAAAGAAACAGAAGAGGGAATATCAACTTTTATAAATTCATTACTTAAAGCATAATTAATTAAAGATGCATCCTCATCTAATAAAAAATCTCTATCATTAGCTAAAAAAGCGAAGGTTAAAATTTTTCTTATGAAATTTCTAGTTTCCAAAGAAAGATATTTTTTATCAGGATCAAGCAACACACTTAAATCATCACTTTTTGCTTGCTTAATAGCTTGTTTTAACTTAGCATTTCCACAATTATAAGCTAAAAAAGCTAAATACCATTTACCAAATTCTTCTTTTAATATTTTTAAATAATTTATAGCTGCATAGGTTGATTTAACAGGATCGCGTCTTTCATCAACATAAGCATCTATTCTCAAACCTAAATCTTTGGCTGTTGCTTGCATAAATTGCCAAACACCTACTGCTTTAGCATTTGAAACGCTATGAGTTTTCAATCCTGATTCAACCATAGCTAAATATAAAATTTCTTCAGGGAGTTCTTCTTGAGCTAAAATTTTTCTTATCATAAATGTAAGTTGAGAAAAATTTTGCATGCTATTTATTAAACTTTGAGTATGTTTTGATTTTAAATCTTGTTGCGTTTGAATAAAAACTAAATCACTTATAAAACTTGGGTGTATATCCAAATTTCTTAAAATATTCATTTGTCTATCATAAAATTCAGGAGTACTCATTTGTGCAAAAACAAAGGTATAAAAAAATATAAAACATAATGAAATTTTTTTCATCCAGTACCCTTAAAAAATAATTTTTCAGAATTATTAAAACAAAGCTCTAAAAGTTCTTTCCTCGGTAAAGATAAAATTTCAGACATCTTATTTGCTACAAATTGAGTAAATAAAGGCTCATTTCTTTTTCCACGATAAGGCTCTGGGGTTAAATAAGGAGCATCAGTTTCAAGCAATAATTTTTCCTTAGGAATCTTAGGTAAAATTTCAAGTAATTTTTTAGCATTTTTAAAAGTCAAAACTCCACCTATACCAAAATAAAAGCCCTCTTCACAAAGACGTAATAAATGTTCACTTGCATTAAAACAATGCAAAACTCCACCTTGAAGATCTTTTGAATAATAATGTAAAATTTCATAAGTATCAAAATTAGCTTCTCTTGAATGAATAATAATAGGTTTTTTAAATTCAATAGCAAGTTCAACTTGAGCTATAAAAACCTTCTTCTGTCTTTCTTTTTCTTTTTCAATTTCTTCTAAAATATCACTTTTAAAACGAAAATAATCAAGCCCACATTCACCAATAGCTACACATTTTTTATGAGATAAATACTGCCTTAATACCATTTCATCATAATTATCAATTTCATAAGGATGCACACCAGCTGCAAAAAAAATATTTTCATATTGTTCTGCAATTTTAGCCGCATAAGGGAGATCGTTTATATCAGCACCTGGTATAATTATTTTTTCTATACCATTGTTAAAAGCACGATTTATAATCTCATCTAAATCATCTTTAAACATTTCACTATCCAAATGGCAATGTGTATCAATAATTTTACCATCATTTTCAAAATTTAAGAACATATTTCAACCCTATCTTTACCATTATTCTTAGCCTGAGCTAATACCCTATCTGCTTTTTGAACTAAATTATCAAATTTATCTTTACTCGTTCCAAAAACTACACCTATAGACACTGTAAAAAAAACTTCATCTAAATTTACTAAAACACCTGTTTTTTTAATATTTACACGTATACGAGAAAAAATCTTAATAGCTTTTTCTTGAGATATATTTTTAAGTATAATACAAATTTTTTCTCCACTATATTGACCCACAAGATCACGTCCTTTAACTTCATTAACAATCTCATTAGCACAAATTTTAATTACCTCATCGCCTACATCATAACCATACTCTTCATTAATCATTTCAAGATTATCTATATTCAAAAAAGCAAAAGCAAATTCTTCTTCTTTTACAGCTACTTGAGCAAAATAATCTTCAATACCACTCATTAAAGCATTATAATTTTTAATTCCAGAAACAGGATCTAAAATATTATAAGTATTTAAAAATTTCTTATCTTCCATATAAGATAAACATCGATCCAAACGACAATTAAAACTTTCTTTATTTAAAGGTTTAAATAAATATTCATTAACACTATTTTTAAAAGCATCAACTTCAAAAGTATCATTATGCTCACCTAAAAGAATCACACACAATTCATCATCATTAAAACGTTCTCTTACTTGATTTAACAATTCAAAACCATTAATTACAGGCATATGCGCATCGGCAATAATAAGCTTAATATCATTATTATCATTTAAATAACTTAAAGCTTCTTCACCATGAGCTGCAGCTAAAACATTAAATTTTCTTTGAGTGAGTATTTTTTTAATTTCATTGCGCTCATTTAAATTACTCATAGCCAAAATGACTTTAGTTTTTGCATATTGATTTAATTTTACAATAGAATTGATAATCTCATCAATACAAGTTTCACTTTCTTTAAAAATATAATCAAGTATATCTTTATGCATAAATTTTTCTTTAGTAGCTTTATCTGCACTAGCTGTTAATACTACAACTGGAGTTTTCTTTTCAATAATATAATCAACCACTTCACCATTTGGTGCATCTAATAAACATAAATCTGCAAAAACTAAAAAATACTCATTTTCCATTAATTCTTGAGCCTTTGCAAAGTCAAAAGCAATATCTACTTCATAATTCAAAGTTGTTTGAATTTTTTTAGCTAAAAGCTTTGCAAGCATTTTATTATCATCAATAATTAAAATTTTTTTACCCATTGTGCAAAATACCTTTATATTGAAATTTTATCTACGTTATACTTATTTTAAGAAAGAAAATTTTTATAATTATATATTTTAGCATAATAAAATAAAAAATCCACTTAACCCCTAAATAAAGTTTTAGCAAATTCAAGCGCTTCATCGCTTACAAGTTCACCACTAACCATTCTAGCAAGCTCTTTTATCCTCTCATCTTGATTAAGCTTTTTTACCACACTTTCCCCATCTTTATTTTCAACCAAGAAATGATTATGGGCCCTAGAAGAAAGTTGAGGCAAATGCGAAATAGCAAAAATTTGATAAAACTCTGAAAGCTCTACTAGGATTCTTGCTATACTCATAGCTTCTTTTCCGCTTAAATTAGCATCAATTTCATCTAAAAACAATATACCCTTGCCTTCATTTAAAATTTTACATTCTGTAGCTATAAAAGCAAGTCTTAAACGATTTAATTCTCCTGAACTTAAATTTTTCAAACTTGTTAAATTAATATCTAGCACAATCTCATCTTTACCAAAAACTGCAATTTTATTATTTTCTTTAAGGGTTAAACTTAAATCTTTCATATAAAGATTTTTAAGATAATCGTTTAATAAATCTTCTAATTTTTGAAGATTTTTACTTCTTTTTTGACTTATTATTTGTGCTTTTTGCATGCATTTTTGTTCTAATACTTGTACTTTATTTTCAAGTTCTTTTTTTTCAAAACTTAAATTTTCATAATGTTGCAATTCTTGTTTTTTGGACTTTAAAACCTCTAAAGTATTTTCTATACTTTCATAACGTTTAATAAGATAAGACAAATTTTCAATACGATTTAAAAGCGTTTCAACATCAAAATCCAAATCTTCCATTTTTAAATTTTCATAAATAATACGCAACTCATTTAAACATTCACTAAAAAAACTTGGATCTACTTCACTTAAATTTAAAGCATCTATTACAACTTTTTCAAAATCAAAAATACGCTCTGCTTTACTCCAAGCTTGTTCTAATTTATCTTTCTTAGAAAGCTTTTTTTTAAGTGTTAAAAGCTCTTCATATTCGCCTATTTTAGGATTGATACTTGAAATTTTTTCAATTTGTATTTTAGCAAGCTCTTTTAATTCTTCTATTTTTGCTTCTTCTTCTAAAAGAAGATTTAATTGATTTAAAGCTTCTATATATTCATAAAATTCCTTTTTAAATTCTTCCAAAAAAGAAATAAATTGTGAATCTTGTTGAACTTCTAAAGTATCTAAAAGCTTTAAAAATTTTTCATTACTAAATTCATTATTCTCTTTAACACTCAAATATTTAATAAAGGTTTTACTTAAATTGTATAAACTTTTTTTGGCTATACTTTGATTATTAATAAAATATTTAGTATTTTTTTCTTTTAAAACTTTAAATACATTCTCTTCTTCACTCTCTATACCAAAACTTTCTAAATCCAATCTATCATCAAGTCTAACTTCAACAAATTTAGCTTCACTTTCACATAAAGAAAAAGCTGATAAAATTCCTTTAAATAAAACTGATTTTCCTACCCCGCTAAGACCTGTAAAAACTGTAAGTCCTTTAGAAATTTGAAGCTCTACTTTTTTAAAGCTAAGATTTTCCTTTATTAAAATTTTATCAATCATTAATTTCCCCAATGCAATTTTTCTTTTAAAATTTGAAAATAATCTCTATTTTTAGGATGAATTAAAGATACATTTTTATCACTTAAACCCACTTTTACACTTTTAAAATCATTCATTTGATAATTTTCTTGCCCATCTACACAAAGTATACAATCTTTTGCCATGATTTCTATTTCAAAACCCTTTGGTAAAACAATAGGTCTTTGAGTTAAAGAATGAGAACATACAGGTGTTAATATAAAAGCTTGTGCTAAGGTATAAACTATAGGTCCATTAGCACTTAAATTATAAGCTGTTGAACCTGCTGGAGTTGCAACAATAAGACCATCTCCAAAATACTCATTAAATTTTTTAGCCTTTCTAAACACTTCTATATGAGCCATAGACGCTTTATTATTTTTACCAATAACTATATCATTAAAGGCTAATTTTTCTAAATTTTTTCCTTGTTTATTTTCCAAAGAGAGACTCAATAAATAAGGTTTTTCAACCCTAAATTCCCCTTGAAAAAATGCTTTAAAAAAATTTTCTGCCTCATCCATTTTAAAATTGGTTAAAAAACCCAAACGTCCTGCATGAATTCCTAAAAGTGGCTTATCATGCTCACAAGCTTTACAGCATAAAGAAATCAAAGTTCCATCTCCACCTAAAGAAATAATCAAATCACATATTTTAAATAAATCATCAAGTTCATATTGTAATAAATTTAATATTTTAGAACTTTTTTTAAATAACACAAGTTCAATATCATATACTCTTAAAATTGTTTGAAGTTTTAAAATTTCTTTATCAAAACTCGAATTAGGTCGTGCAACAAGTCCAATTTTTTTAATATTTTTATAATCTATTTTATTTTGCATAAAAAATTATATCAAATCTTAGCAAAGCAAAAGAATAAAAATATTATAATTTTAATTTTTATCTTAAAAACATTTTTCAAGGAATAAATTTGCGAACTCATTATAATACAGACTTGGGAATTTCCCATGTTGGTCAAAGCGTTAAACTTTGCGGTTGGGTAAATAGCTACCGTGACCATGGTGGAGTTATTTTTATAGATTTAAGAGATAGAAGCGGTATTATTCAACTTGTTTGCGATCCTAATGATAGCAAAGCAGCTCATGAAATTGCTTCTAATGTAAGAAATGAATTTGTTTTAATTGTACAAGGCACCATACGTCCACGCGGAGAAGGGCTTATAAATTCAAAATTACAAACAGGAAAAATTGAAGTTGTTGTTTTTGAACTTAGTATAGAAAATGAAAGTCTTATTCCCCCTTTTGCTATTGGAGATGAAAATGTTAATGAAGAATTACGTCTAAAATATCGTTTTTTAGATCTAAGAAATCCTAAGCTTTATGACAATTTTGCCCTACGTTCTAAAGCTTGTATAGCCGCTAGAAATTCTTTAGCAAATATGGGTTTTTTAGAAGTTGAAACTCCTATTCTCACTAAAGCAACTCCAGAAGGCGCAAGAGATTATCTTGTACCTTCTCGTGTGCATCAAGGTCAATTTTATGCCCTTCCTCAAAGCCCTCAACTTTTCAAGCAACTTTTAATGTGCAGCGGTTTTGATCGTTATTTTCAAATTGCAAAATGTTTCAGAGATGAAGATTTAAGATCTGATCGTCAACCTGAATTCACACAAATTGATATAGAAATGAGTTTTTGCGAACAAAAAGATGTTATAACAACAGCTGAAATTTTGTTAAAAGATATTTTTAAAGCTTGTGGAAAAGAAATTCACATTCCTTTTCGACAAATACAATATCAAGAAGCTATGGAAAATTATGGATCTGATAAACCAGATTTAAGATTTGATCTTCAATTGATCGATGTTATTGATATTTTTGCAAAATCAAATAATGAAATTTTTGCAAATATTGCTAACAATACAAAGAAAAATCGTATTAAAGCCATACGTGTTCCTAAAGGTGATACTATTTTTTCAAAAAGACAAATGCAAAGATTTGAAGAATTTGTTCGCAAATTTGGTGCTCAAGGTTTAGCTTTTATACAAGTTAAAGAAGATGGTCTTAAAGGTCCTCTTTGTAAATTTTTTAACGAAGAAGATTTACAAACACTAGCTCAACGTTGCAAACTTGAAACCGGGGATGTAGTATTTTTTGGTGCAGGAAATAAAAAAACAGTACTTGATTATATGGGAAGATTTAGAATTTTTCTAGCTAATGAACTTAATCTTATTGATACAAATCTTTTAGAATTTGCATGGGTGATTGATTTTCCTATGTTTGAACAAAATGATGATGGAACTTATTCTGCAATGCATCATCCTTTTACCATGCCAAAAAATATTGACGCAGATGATTTAGAAGCTATTTCATCGTTTTCTTATGATATAGTGCTAAATGGAGTAGAACTTGGGGGTGGAAGCATTAGAATTCACAAAAATGATATACAACAAAAAGTTTTTAAACTACTTAATATAGACGAAAAACAACAAAAAGAACAATTTGGTTTTTTACTTAATGCTTTAAGTTTTGGAGCTCCTCCTCATGGGGGAATTGCAATAGGTCTTGATAGACTTATTATGCTAGTAACAAAATCTAATAGCATTAAAGAAGTAATAGCTTTTCCAAAAACTCAAAAAGCACAATGCTTTATGACACAAGCACCTTCAATAGCTAATAATGAAGCCTTAAGAGAATTAGGAATCAAACTAAGGGAGAATATCAAATGAAAGAATTATTTTTAATTATAGGTGCACCAGGGAGTGGAAAAACTACTGATGCAAGTTTAATAGCCCAAAGTGATACTCATATCACCCATTATTCAACAGGTGATCTTTTAAGATCTGAAATAGCGAGTGGGAGCGAACTTGGAAAAACTATAGATAGTTTTATCTCCAAAGGCAATCTTGTTCCTTTAGATATAGTTATTAATACTATAATTTCAGCTCTTAAAACTGCTCCAACACAAACTATTATTATTGATGGTTATCCAAGAAGCATAGAACAAATGATAGAATTTGATAAGGTTTTAAGTAAACAAAATGAAATTTCTCTCAAAGGAGTAATTGAAGTAAGAGTAAGCGAAGAAATAGCAAAAGAACGCGTCTTAGGTAGAAATCGTGGTGCGGATGATAATGAAGAAATTTTTTATAATAGAATGAAAGTATATACACAACCTTTAAATGAAATTCTAGCTTTTTATCAAAAGAAAAAACTTCATTTCATCATAGATGGAGAACGTACGATAGAACCTATTGTTGCTGATATGAAAGATTTGATTAAAAAAATTCAAAATATATAAAGGAAATAAAATGGATTTAAATAAAATTAAAATTGGAGAAATTCCAAATAAAATCAATGCAGTCATTGAAATTCCATATGGATCTAATATAAAATATGAAATTGATAAAGACAGTGCTGCTATTATGGTAGATCGTGTTATGGCTAGTGCAATGTTTTATCCTGCAAATTACGGCTTTATCCCTAATACCTTAGCTGATGATGGTGATCCTGTAGATATTTTAATTGTTAATGAATACCCTATACAAGCAGGAGCTATACTCCCTTGTCGTTTAATCGGAGTTTTAATTATGGAAGATGAAAGCGGTATGGATGAAAAACTGCTTGCTGTTCCTAATTCTAAAATCGATGCAAGATATGATAATATCAAAACTTACACAGATTTACCTCAAGCAAGCCTAAATAAAATCAAAAATTTTTTTGAAACATATAAAATATTAGAACCTAGCAAATGGGTTAAAGTACAAGATTTCCAAGATGAAAAAGCTGCTATTGCAATTTTAGAAAAAGCTATTAAAAATTATCGATAAATTCTTAGCTTTTTTAAGTTAAAAATTTTTTAGGAAAGAAACTATGAAAAGTATTATTTTAGGTGGTGGGTGCTTTTGGTGCATTCAAGCCGCCTTTGAACAAAAAGAAGGTGTCTTGCACACTGAAGTAGGTTATAGTGGAGGTAAAGCTAATCCCAACTATGAAAGTGTTTGCAATAAAGATGGCAATATAGAAGTTGTAAAATTAGACTATGAAGAAAAGCAAATTACACTCTTAGATATTTTAAATTTATTTTTTAAAATACATGATCCAACAAGTATGGATAAACAAGGTCCAGACATAGGTATACAATACCGTTCGGTAATTTTTTATCAAAATGAAGAAGATAAAATATTAATTGACAATTTTATTAAAGATCAACAAAAAATTTTAAATAAAAATATAGTTACTCAAGTTTTAAAACTAAAAGCTTATTATAAAGCTGAAGACTACCACCAACACTATTTTACAAAGAACCCTTCTCAAGCATATTGTCAAAATATTATTGCCCCAAAATTAGCTAAAATACAAAATTTTATTTTTTAAGTTTAAAAAAAATAATACTTTATTCACAGCTTTTTCACTCTGTGATTTTCTTCTTAAAATACCTAAAAATAGAACTTTAAGCTTTAAAATAAACAAAAAAATATTTATTGTTTTTTAAGTTTTTTTATGAATTTAATTTTTAATGTGAATAAAATCCAATTTTAACTTAATTTTCTAAGTTTAGCTATAAAAAATCCATCATAATCTATACTTGGTAAAATACGTTTACATTTTATCATTGTACTAAATTCATTACTTTTGGCATCTTTAGCTTTTGCATTTTCTAAATTAATATCTAAAAGCTCTATATTAAATTCACTTCTTAATGCATTTTCTATTACTTCTTCATTTTCTTCTTTAGTAAAAGTACAAGTACTATATACAAGCTCTCCACCTATTTTTAAAGCTTTTAAAGCTGAGTGTAAAAGCTTTTTTTGTAATTTAGAAATATTTTTTATCTCTTTATAATTTTTTTCTAATTCAAAGCCTATTTTAGAAAGTGTTGAACAAGGTGCATCAAGCAAAATTTTATCAAATCTTAAAGGACATAAATTACCAATGCTTTTACCATCTTTCATATAAATTTTAGCATTTACTCTATAATTTTTAAGATTTTTTTGAAGCGTAAAAAACCTATCTTTATTTACCTCATTACAAACTAAATGAGCTTTATTTTGTGTAAAATTAGCCAGGTTGATACTTTTTCCACCAGGAGCAGCACACATATCAAGTACACTTTGACCTTCTTGAATATCTAAATTTAAAGCACATAAATAAGAGGCATAATTTTGTATATAAAAATTATATTCTTTAAAAGCCTTCATAGAACTTAAAATACTTTTATCTTTAGCTTGAAACAAATAACAATAAGCATTTATTTTACGAAATTTTAAACCTTGTTTTAAAAATTCATCTTCTAAAATTTTAGCGTTAGAAACTAAAGTATTTAAAAAAATACAAATATTTTTTTCTTCTTCAAAAGAAGACAAAAGATTTTCAAACTCCTCTTTAGTGTAAAGCTTTCTGATTCTAGAGAGCAAAATAATCCTTTATCATAAGCAAAGCAGCTAAAGAATCTAATTTTCCATCTTTTTTACGAGTATTTACCACACCCAATTCTAAAGCAGCTTTGCTAGTTCCACTCTCATCAACAAAACAAATTTCTTTTTTAAAATCAAGCAAAGATATAAAATGTTTAATACGCTTTGTCATTTCTTCTTGACTTGATCCTCCTTTTGGAATACCTACTATAAGCAAAGAAATATCATATAATTGAATCAAAGCTTTTATTTCATTAGCAGCCTGATAACGATTCTTTCTTAACACTGCATCTAAAGGTAGAGCAATTTTTTTATCCACACAAAGTGCCACACCTATACGTTTTAAACCCACATCTAAAGCTAAAACCTTCATTTTAACACCCTTATAAAAAGACTTTCTATAGAAATTTTTCCTTCAAGTTCATATTGATAAACTTTTTCACCAAAAATTTTTAAGGCCTCATCTACACTTACACCTTTTTGACAAAACTCTAAAAATTCATCTTTTTGCATATTCAAAGGTGCAAACTCATCCACAAAATCT from Campylobacter hepaticus includes:
- the ppa gene encoding inorganic diphosphatase, with the protein product MDLNKIKIGEIPNKINAVIEIPYGSNIKYEIDKDSAAIMVDRVMASAMFYPANYGFIPNTLADDGDPVDILIVNEYPIQAGAILPCRLIGVLIMEDESGMDEKLLAVPNSKIDARYDNIKTYTDLPQASLNKIKNFFETYKILEPSKWVKVQDFQDEKAAIAILEKAIKNYR
- the msrA gene encoding peptide-methionine (S)-S-oxide reductase MsrA, which produces MKSIILGGGCFWCIQAAFEQKEGVLHTEVGYSGGKANPNYESVCNKDGNIEVVKLDYEEKQITLLDILNLFFKIHDPTSMDKQGPDIGIQYRSVIFYQNEEDKILIDNFIKDQQKILNKNIVTQVLKLKAYYKAEDYHQHYFTKNPSQAYCQNIIAPKLAKIQNFIF
- a CDS encoding RsmB/NOP family class I SAM-dependent RNA methyltransferase; translation: MLSRIRKLYTKEEFENLLSSFEEEKNICIFLNTLVSNAKILEDEFLKQGLKFRKINAYCYLFQAKDKSILSSMKAFKEYNFYIQNYASYLCALNLDIQEGQSVLDMCAAPGGKSINLANFTQNKAHLVCNEVNKDRFFTLQKNLKNYRVNAKIYMKDGKSIGNLCPLRFDKILLDAPCSTLSKIGFELEKNYKEIKNISKLQKKLLHSALKALKIGGELVYSTCTFTKEENEEVIENALRSEFNIELLDINLENAKAKDAKSNEFSTMIKCKRILPSIDYDGFFIAKLRKLS
- the ruvX gene encoding Holliday junction resolvase RuvX, with amino-acid sequence MKVLALDVGLKRIGVALCVDKKIALPLDAVLRKNRYQAANEIKALIQLYDISLLIVGIPKGGSSQEEMTKRIKHFISLLDFKKEICFVDESGTSKAALELGVVNTRKKDGKLDSLAALLMIKDYFAL